GGCATCCGATGCGCTACCCCACCCTGCGGCCCGACGGCACCATCTACGAGCGCGATCGCACTGATGAACTGGTCAACGGCCTGGCGGCCTACGGGATTGACGCCCTGATCTCCATCGGCGGCGACGGCTCGATGGAAATCGCGGCGGCGCTGGCCCGCAAGGGCGTGCGGGTGATCGGGGTGCCCAAGACGATTGACAACGACCTCGACGGGACCGTGTCAACCTTCGGCTTCGATACAGCCGTATCCTTCGCCACGGAATGTCTGGATCGCGTGACCGCTACGGCCCAGGCCCACCAGCGGGTGCTGGTGGTGGAAGTGATGGGGCGCTACGCGGGCTGGATCGCCCTCCATGCCGGGATCGCCGGATCGGCGCATGTCATTCTCATTCCAGAGATTCCCTACAATCTGGAACTGGTGGCCGAGAAAATCCGCCAGCGCGAGGAAGCCGGGCGTTACTTCTCGATTGTCGTCGTTGCCGAAGGCGCTCGCCCTGTTGGCGGGGATTTCTCGGTGGTGGCGCGCGAACCGGGACGGGCCGATCGGCTTGGCGGCGTGGGCGAAAAGGTTGCCCATGCCCTGGAGGAACTGACCGGTCGCGAGACGCGGCTGGTGGTGCTGGGGCATCTGTTGCGCGGAGGCTCGCCGACGACCTTTGATCGCCTGCTGGCGCTGCGCTTTGGCGCCGCGGCGGTGCGGGCCATCGCCGAGGGCCAGTCGGGGATCATGGTGGCTCTCGATCCCCCAACGGTGAAGTATGTGCCCCTGGAGGTGGCGACGAGCCGCATGAAGACGGTGCCGCTCGATTGTGACACCATCCTGACGGCCCGCGATATGGGGATCTGCTTTGGGGATGAATAAACAGGCGTGCTGATTCCAGGGCAGGCCCCGGACTCCGGGCTGGTTGTGGCGGCTGTGCCGCCACAACCAGCGAACAGCGAGCTAATGCTGGCTGAGGAACGCCGCCATTTCGGCCAGGCGCGCGGAGTACCCCCACTCGTTGTCGTACCAGGCGGCGACGGAGAGCAGGTCGCCCTGCATCTGGGTGAGGGGCAGGTCAACGATCGAGGAGTGCGAGTCGCCAACGATGCGCGACGAGGCCCACTCGTCCTCCAGCACGTCCATGATCCCCTTCAGCGGGGCTTCGCTGGCGGCCTTGCGGAAGGCGTCGTTCACCGCCTCGACGGTCACCGGCTTCTCGGTGAGCACGTTCAGTTCCACAATCGAGCCGGTGCTTACGGGTACGCGGTAAGCCTTGCCGGTGATCTTCAGGCCGTTCCAGATGAAGCCCAGCGCCTTGGCCGCGCCGGAAGAGGAGGGGATCAGGTTCTCGGCAGCGGCCCAGGAGTCGCGCCGATCGTCCATAGGCTGGTCGGTGAGCGACTGGGTGTTGGTGTAGGCGTGGACGGTCGAGAAGAGGCCATACTTGATGCCGAAGTTCTCCAGCACGACCTTGACCACGGGCGCGAGGGCGTTGGTGGTGCAGGAGGCCATGCTGATGATGCGGTGCTTATCCGGATCGAAGCTCTCCATATTGATGCCGGGCAGCAAGAAAGCATCGGCGTCCTCGCGCGACTTGCTGGGGGCGGAGATGAGCACGCGCTTCGCGCCGCGGTCGAGGTGCGCCTGGGCGCCGGGGCGGCGTGTGGCGCGCCCGGTGCAATCAATGACCAGATCCACGCCAAGGGCTTTCCAGTCGGGCAGTTCGTTCTTCGAGTTGAAGAACAACACCTCGCGCCCGCCAATGGTCATTCCCGATTCGGTGGCCGACACCGGCTCGTGCCAGCGCCCGTAGTTGGTATCCACCTCAAAAAGAGCGGCGAGCGTCTTGGGGTCCTTGATATCCGAAATCGAGACCGGCGACCAGAGATTCTGCTGAAGCGCGACGCGGAGCAGCGAACGCCCGATGCGCCCGAAGCCATGGATGGCGACCTTGCCCATATAGGTAAACTCCTTTCCTACGAGTGAATGCCCGGATGGTCAGGGTCGGGGCGAAAACCCCCTCTCCTGACCGTTGGGGCGAGAGATTCTTCGCCCCGACTGACTAGTCTGTGAACGAAGTTTCCTGGCATTTCCGCCCCCCTCCCAACCTCTCCCTGTTGGGGGAAGGCGCCGGATTCCCTCCCCCAGCGGAGGAGGGTTGGGGAGGGGGCAGGGTTGCCGAAAAAGCAGTTCACAGACTACTGACCGTTGAGGCGAAAGATTGTTCGCCCTGACCACGCGAAAGATCTAGCGCCCGGGCGGGTACTGCCAGCTCGGCAGGTCAATCACCTCAATGTTCTCCTTGCCGCCGTAGACCGTCCACCATGGAACGGCGCCCTTGGCAAGCACCTGGTTGAGGGCCTCGATGTTCTGCACGCCGCGGTCGCTCAACCAGGCCTCGAGGGCCTCGACGCCATTCTGGGCATAGACGGGGATGCCGTCCTGCCAGGTGGCGCGGCCGCAGAGCACGCCGGCGAAGGGCGTGCCGGCCTCGGCGGCCAGTTCGAGCGTCTCGCGGAAGACCTCGTCGGTGACGCCAGCGCTGAGGTAGATGAAGGGCTTGCTGGCGGCGGCAGCGGCCTCGCGGAAGAGTTGCATCGCCTCCTGGCGGGTGTAAGCCTCTTCGCCGCTGAAGGCGCGCGTGCCCGAAACGAACTTCATGTTCACGGGCACCTCGACCTTGAGCACGTCAACCCCGTAGCGGGGCTTGGAGAACTCCTCCATGTAGGCGGTGACGTACTTTGGCTTCACCTTGGCGAAGGCGAAGCTCTTCTCGTCGCCGATGTCGTCATCGTAGGCCAGCGGCTCGAGGAAGAAGGGGATGTCCAGCGCGGCGCACTCCGCGCCGACGCGCTCGATGAAGGCGTACTTGATCGAGTTGATCTTGGGGTCGTCGAAGGGATTGATGTAGAGCAGGATCTTCACCGCATCGGCTCCGGCCTCGACGATGCGGCGCACGCTCCACTCCGACAGCAGATCGGGCAGACGGCCCTTGACGCTGGCGTCGTAGCCGGTCTTCTCGTAGGCCATCAGCACGCCCGTGCCCGGCGCGCGGTGCTTGAGCGCCTCGAGGCCGTATTCGGGGTCCATCAGGATGGCGCTGGCGTAGCGGGTGAGAATCTTGGTGACCGCGGTCTTGAACGCGACCATATCCTCGAAGGTAGCCTGCCCGCCCTCGCCGCGAGCCTTGGCAATCGCCTTCTTCAACGAGCCCCGCTGGTCCATCGCGGCGGCAGCGATGATCCCGCGCTCATCAGCGCATGCCGAAATGCCCTGGAACTTGCCGCGGGTCAACCGTACCTTTGCCATAGCGGTTCTCCTCTCTGCCTAATACAGGAACATCGGTT
The nucleotide sequence above comes from Chloroflexaceae bacterium. Encoded proteins:
- a CDS encoding ATP-dependent 6-phosphofructokinase gives rise to the protein MAHSHAAPFRIALSTGGGDAPGLNAVIRAAVLSALHRGWECYGIRDGFAGILSPKEYPQGGVIPLTRDSVRGITSLGGTIIGTTNRGHPMRYPTLRPDGTIYERDRTDELVNGLAAYGIDALISIGGDGSMEIAAALARKGVRVIGVPKTIDNDLDGTVSTFGFDTAVSFATECLDRVTATAQAHQRVLVVEVMGRYAGWIALHAGIAGSAHVILIPEIPYNLELVAEKIRQREEAGRYFSIVVVAEGARPVGGDFSVVAREPGRADRLGGVGEKVAHALEELTGRETRLVVLGHLLRGGSPTTFDRLLALRFGAAAVRAIAEGQSGIMVALDPPTVKYVPLEVATSRMKTVPLDCDTILTARDMGICFGDE
- a CDS encoding tagatose 1,6-diphosphate aldolase, giving the protein MAKVRLTRGKFQGISACADERGIIAAAAMDQRGSLKKAIAKARGEGGQATFEDMVAFKTAVTKILTRYASAILMDPEYGLEALKHRAPGTGVLMAYEKTGYDASVKGRLPDLLSEWSVRRIVEAGADAVKILLYINPFDDPKINSIKYAFIERVGAECAALDIPFFLEPLAYDDDIGDEKSFAFAKVKPKYVTAYMEEFSKPRYGVDVLKVEVPVNMKFVSGTRAFSGEEAYTRQEAMQLFREAAAAASKPFIYLSAGVTDEVFRETLELAAEAGTPFAGVLCGRATWQDGIPVYAQNGVEALEAWLSDRGVQNIEALNQVLAKGAVPWWTVYGGKENIEVIDLPSWQYPPGR
- a CDS encoding aldehyde dehydrogenase, translated to MGKVAIHGFGRIGRSLLRVALQQNLWSPVSISDIKDPKTLAALFEVDTNYGRWHEPVSATESGMTIGGREVLFFNSKNELPDWKALGVDLVIDCTGRATRRPGAQAHLDRGAKRVLISAPSKSREDADAFLLPGINMESFDPDKHRIISMASCTTNALAPVVKVVLENFGIKYGLFSTVHAYTNTQSLTDQPMDDRRDSWAAAENLIPSSSGAAKALGFIWNGLKITGKAYRVPVSTGSIVELNVLTEKPVTVEAVNDAFRKAASEAPLKGIMDVLEDEWASSRIVGDSHSSIVDLPLTQMQGDLLSVAAWYDNEWGYSARLAEMAAFLSQH